The following proteins come from a genomic window of Vidua chalybeata isolate OUT-0048 chromosome 2, bVidCha1 merged haplotype, whole genome shotgun sequence:
- the CCKBR gene encoding gastrin/cholecystokinin type B receptor isoform X1 has product MDPRPLNESLQEMLCRSGNGTGNGPGTGNGTNGSVCDLLRRGLRGPPAPRELDVAVRVVLYVLIFVLSVGGNALVVAVLALNRRLRTVTNCFLLSLALSDLLLALCCMPFTLLPGLMGAFIFGDVVCKLVAYLMGVSVAVSTFSLVAIAIERYSAICNPLQSRAWQTRSHACRVIAGTWALAALLMLPYAVYSTTRPAAPRPPPAQCTHHWPSERVRQVWYVLLLLVLFFIPGVVMTVAYGLISRELYRGIHFELDVKREVAGQRGIGGDSAPTCDEGDGCYLQLSRPGAALELRALGAAAQHDRARINSSGAQLAAKRRVIRMLVVIVAMFFLCWLPIFAANTWRAFAPRAAQRALSGTPIAFIHLLSYTSACANPLIYCFMNRRFRKAFGATCAGWGCRRACPRRPPEDEPPMASASLSKFSYTTVSSLGPP; this is encoded by the exons ATGGACCCCCGGCCCCTCAACGAATCGCTGCAGGAGATGCTCTGCCGCTCCGGGAACGGCACCGGCAACGGACCCGGCACCGGCAACGGGACCAACGGCTCGGTCTGCGACCTCCTCCGCAGGGGCCTCCGCGGGCCCCCGGCGCCCAGAG AGCTGGACGTGGCGGTGCGCGTGGTGCTGTACGTGCTGATCTTCGTGCTGAGCGTCGGGGGCAACGCGCTGGTGGTGGCCGTGCTGGCGCTGAACCGGCGGCTGCGCACCGTCACCAACTgcttcctgctgtccctggcccTGAGTGACCTGCTCCTGGCGCTGTGCTGCATGCCCTTCACCCTGCTGCCCGGCCTCATGGGCGCCTTCATCTTCGGCGACGTCGTCTGCAAGCTCGTCGCCTACCTCATGG GGGTCTCGGTGGCCGTGTCCACCTTCAGCCTGGTGGCCATCGCCATCGAGCGCTACAGTGCCATCTGCAACCCGCTGCAGTCGCGCGCCTGGCAGACGCGGTCCCACGCGTGCCGCGTCATCGCGGGCACCTGGGCGCTGGCGGCGCTGCTGATGCTGCCCTACGCCGTGTACAGCACCACGcggcccgcggccccgcgcccgccccccGCGCAGTGCACGCACCACTGGCCCAGCGAGCGCGTCCGGCAGGTCTG GTACGTCCTGCTGCTCCTCGTGCTCTTCTTCATCCCGGGCGTGGTGATGACGGTGGCGTACGGGCTCATCTCCCGCGAGCTCTACCGCGGCATCCACTTCGAGCTGGACGTCAAGAGGGAGGTGGCAG GCCAGCGTGGCATCGGGGGGGACTCGGCGCCCACGTGCGATGAGGGTGACGGGTGCTACCTGCAGCTGTCGCGTCCGGGCGCAGCGCTGGAGCTGCGGGCGCTGGGGGCGGCCGCGCAGCACGACCGAGCCCGCATCAACAGCTCGGGGGCCCAGCTGGCGGCCAAGCGGCGCGTGATCCGCATGCTGGTGGTCATCGTGGCCATGTTCttcctctgctggctgcccATCTTCGCCGCCAACACCTGGCGTGCCTTTGCCCCGCGGGCAGCCCAGCGGGCGCTCTCGGGCACCCCCATCGCCTTCATCCACCTGCTGTCCTACACCTCCGCCTGCGCCAACCCCCTCATCTACTGCTTCATGAACCGCCGCTTCCGCAAGGCCTTCGGGGCCACCTGCGCAGGCTGGGGGTGCCGCCGCGCctgcccccgccgcccgcccgaGGACGAGCCCCCCATGGCCAGCGCCTCGCTCTCCAAGTTCAGCTACACCACCGTCAGCAGCCTGGGACCCCCCTGA
- the SMPD1 gene encoding sphingomyelin phosphodiesterase gives MAAGVRAPLPPRPPRPPRPPLPLALAALALLALPVTAGSPPGPEEQLVAAAPRWGWRNVSCPACRVLFGALDLALQLEPNVARVGRVASRLCQELRLARPPVCRQAVQLFQGDVVAAWARSVLRPPEACGLLLGPRCGHWDILGAWNLSLPAAPKPPVRPPAPPPPGAPTARILFLTDLHWDRQYVPGSAAACPDPLCCRGAPREGPGAAGFWGSYSKCDLPLRTIDVLLAQLPNSTGNGTGGFAAAYWTGDIPAHDVWQQSRGDQLRALRTVTALLRARLGGLRVFPAVGNHEATPVNAFPPPYVRGNRSAAWLYDAMAEAWQHWLPPGALHTLRAGGFYTAQVWPGLRLVSLNMNFCSQANFWLLINATDPAGQLQWLMGVLADAERDGEKVHIIGHIPPAHCLHSWSWNYYRIVSRFEGTIAAQFFGHTHLDEFELFYDEETLSRPVSIAFIAPSVTTYINLNPGYRVYEVAGSYPGSSHAVLDHETFILNLTEANAAPPGTAPRWRRLYGAREAYGLPAAFPADWDRLVRRMQDDEPLFQLFWFHLHKGHPPREPCGSPCKAALLCALRSGRAADPALCRPLRPALPFPRIQELWHQRRLC, from the exons ATGGCCGCCGGGGTTCGGGCCCCGCTGCCACCGCGGCCACCGCGGCCACCGCGGCCACCGCTGCCGCTGGCCCTGGCCGCGCTGGCGCTGCTGGCGCTGCCCGTGACCGCGGGGTCGCCGCCCGGGCCCGAGGAGCAGCTggtggcggcggcgccgcgctGGGGCTGGCGGAACGTGTCGTGCCCGGCCTGCCGGGTGCTCTTCGGGGCGCTGGACCTGGCGCTGCAG ctggagccgAACGTGGCCCGCGTGGGGCGCGTGGCGTCGcggctgtgccaggagctgcgGCTGGCGCGGCCGCCCGTGTGCCGCCAGGCCGTCCAGCTCTTCCAGGGCGACGTGGTGGCCGCCTGGGCTCGCTCCGTGCTGCGCCCGCCCGAGGCCTGCGGGCTCTTGCTGGGCCCCCGCTGCGGCCACTGGGACATCCTGGGCGCCTGGaacctgtccctgcctgccGCCCCCAAGCCACCCGTGCggccccccgcgccgccgccgcccggagCGCCCACGGCCCGCATCCTCTTCCTCACGGACCTGCACTGGGACCGTCAGTACGTGccgggcagcgctgccgccTGCCCCGACCCGCTGTGCTGCCGCGGGGCGCCCCGCgaggggccgggggcggcgggctTCTGGGGCTCCTACAGCAAGTGCGACCTGCCCCTGCGCACCATCGACgtgctgctggcccagctccCCAACAGCACCGGGAACGGCACCGGCGGCTTCGCGGCGGCGTACTGGACCGGGGACATCCCCGCGCACGACGTGTGGCAGCAGAGCCGCGGGGACCAGCTGCGGGCGCTGCGCACGGTGACGGCCCTGCTGCGCGCCCGCCTCGGGGGGCTGCGCGTCTTCCCCGCCGTGGGCAACCACGAGGCCACGCCGGTGAACGCCTTCCCGCCGCCCTACGTGCGGGGCAACCGCTCGGCCGCGTGGCTGTACGACGCCATGGCCGAGgcctggcagcactggctgccCCCCGGTGCCCTGCACACCCTGCG GGCTGGTGGGTTCTACACAGCACAGGTCTGGCCTGGGCTGCGCCTCGTCTCCCTCAACATGAACTTCTGCTCCCAGGCCAACTTCTGGCTTCTCATCAACGCCACTGaccctgcagggcagctccagtgGCTCATGGGGGTCCTGGCAGATGCTGAGCGTGATGGGGAGAAG GTGCACATCATCGGGCACATCCCCCCAGCCCACTgtctgcacagctggagctggaactACTACCGCATCGTCAGCAG GTTCGAGGGCACCATCGCGGCGCAGTTTTTCGGGCACACACACCTGGATGAGTTCGAGTTGTTCTACGATGAGGAGACGCTGTCACGTCCCGTCTCCATCGCTTTCATCGCACCAAGCGTCACCACCTACATCAACCTCAATCCCG GGTACCGCGTGTACGAGGTGGCCGGCTCCTACCCTGGCAGCTCCCACGCGGTCCTGGACCACGAGACCTTCATCCTAAACCTGACGGAGGCCAACGCGGCGCCCCCGGGGACCGCCCCACGCTGGCGGCGGCTCTACGGCGCGCGCGAGGCCTACGGGCTGCCCGCGGCCTTCCCGGCCGACTGGGACCGGCTGGTGCGGCGCATGCAGGACGACGAGCCGCTCTTCCAGCTCTTCTGGTTCCACCTGCACAAGGGGCACCCGCCCCGCGAGCCCTGCGGCAGCCCCTGCAAGGCCGCTCTGCTCTGCGCCCTGCGCTCCGGCCGCGCTGCCGACCCTGCGCTCTGCCGGCCCTTGCGCCCCGCGCTGCCCTTCCCGCGCATCCAGGAGCTCTGGCACCAGCGGCGGCTCTGCTGA
- the CNGA4 gene encoding cyclic nucleotide-gated cation channel alpha-4, with amino-acid sequence MATARAGTGAGRSTGCTATPRNWSLDPAGDWHYRWISLMVLPILYNWVVLILRCCFPEVQEAHVGLWQALDGLSDTLYLLDMAVRLHTGFLEDGILVRDVRRTRRRYLGSWTFPWDVMAVLPTELLCLLPGVPRVPGVPAARANRCLRVPRLLEAFDRCETRTGRPNVFRMAKLMLYLLLGIHWHGCLYFALSARLGLGVDPWVCPSFTRLLRRYLHSFYFSTLVLATVGDTPAPQREEEFLFLTAGFLLAVLGFATITGSISTVIVNLSSAATAFYPDAGPVRRYLRAWGVGGRLAGRVARWHQHLRAQRKLPAEWEVLQHLPQGLRAEVAAGVHLAALRRVGLFRSWEHGVLRQLVLRLRPQVFCPGEFVCRRGDVGREMYFIREGRLAVVAEDGVTQLAVLGEGLYFGEISLINIKGNMAGNRRTANILSIGYSDLFCLGKEDLAEVLAEFPCARAAMEAKGRELLLRMGQLDTRAEAAALAAEAKAEQRLQGLEVALEGLQTRAARLLAQLEAGALRMALRVRRLEGRLQLRGRAERADGAAGTAGTASPQRPASPRGATGGQGPPREQASTKAQAVLRAHGPLGEQGPSKVQGAPRAEGPAQEPGSAGGQGPTGVQGPSKARSPHRAHSPHRAQGPSNMQGPPKAHDTPTVQGPLRARGHIGARGPRGMRGPSGAQAPLKPGTPMLQGPLRAQGQTGARGPSGVYGPHRARALPRARGPSGSQRSTGAHDVSGAQGLAVPRGVGVPRD; translated from the exons atggccacagccagggctggcaccgGCGCCGGACGTTCCACGGG GTGCACTGCCACCCCCCGGAACTGGAGCCTGGACCCCGCCGGGGACTGGCACTACAGGTGGATCAGCCTCATGGTGCTGCCCATCCTTTACAACTGGGTCGTCCTCATCCTCag GTGCTGCTTCCCCGAGGTGCAGGAGGCACACGTGGGGCTGTGGCAGGCCCTGGACGGGCTCAGCGACACACTGTACCTGCTGGACATGGCCGTGCGCCTCCACACAG GTTTCCTGGAGGACGGCATCCTGGTGCGGGACGTCAGGCGGACGCGGCGGCGCTATCTGGGCTCCTGGACCTTCCCCTGGGATGTGATGGCCGTGCTGCCCACCGAGCTGCTCTGTCTGCTCCCCGGGGTCCCGAGGGTCCCGGGGGTGCCAGCGGCACGTGCCAACCGCTGCCTACGGGTGCCGCGACTCTTGGAGGCCTTCGACCGGTGCGAGACGCGCACGGGACGGCCCAACGTGTTCCGCATGGCCAAGCTGATGCTGTACCTGCTGCTGGGCATCCACTGGCATGGATGCCTCTACTTCGCGCTGTCGGCACGCCTGGGGCTGGGCGTCGACCCCTGGGTCTGCCCCAGCTTCACCCGACTGCTGCGCCGCTACTTGCACAGCTTCTACTTCTCCACGCTGGTCCTGGCCACAGTGGGCGACACGCCGGCACCGCAGCGCGAGGAGGAGTTCCTCTTCCTCACCGCCGGCTTCCTCCTGGCCGTGCTGGGCTTCGCCACCATCACCGGCAGCATCAGCACCGTCATTGTCAACCTCAGCTCAGCCGCCACCGCCTTCTACCCCGACGCGGGGCCGGTGCGGCGCTACCTGCGGGCGTGGGGCGTGGGCGGGCGGCTGGCGGGACGCGTGGCGCGCTGGCACCAGCACCTGCGGGCGCAGCGCAAGCTGCCGGCCGAGtgggaggtgctgcagcacctgccGCAGGGCCTGCGGGCCGAGGTGGCCGCCGGCGTGCACCTGGCGGCCCTGCGGCGCGTGGGGCTGTTCCGCAGCTGGGAGCACGGCGTGCTGCGGCAGCTGGTGCTGCGCCTGCGGCCGCAGGTCTTCTGCCCCGGCGAGTTCGTGTGCCGGCGCGGGGACGTGGGCCGCGAGATGTACTTCATCCGCGAGGGCCGCCTGGCCGTGGTGGCCGAGGACGGCGTCACGCAGCTGGCCGTGCTGGGCGAGGGGCTCTACTTCGGGGAGATCAGCCTCATCAACATCAAGG GCAACATGGCCGGGAACCGGCGCACGGCCAACATCCTGAGCATCGGGTACTCAGACCTGTTCTGCCTGGGCAAGGAGGACCTGGCAGAGGTGCTGGCCGAGTTCCCCTGTGCCCGTGCTGCCATGGAGGCCAAGGgccgggagctgctgctgcgCATGGGCCAGCTCGACACCAGAGCTGAGGCGGCAGCACTGGCGGCCGAGGCCAAGGCGGAGCAGCggctgcaggggctggaggtggccctggaggggctccagaCGCGGGCAGCAcggctgctggcacagctggaggccGGTGCCCTGCGCATGGCCCTGCGCGTCCGGCGCCTCGAGGGACGGCTGCAGCTGCggggcagagcagagcgggCGGATGGGGCGGCAGGAACGGCAGGAACGGCCTCACCGCAGCGGCCTGCCAGCCCACGGGGTGCTACCGGGGGACAGGGCCCCCCCAGAGAGCAGGCTTCAACCAAGGCACAGGCTGTCCTCAGGGCACACGGTCCCCTCGGGGAGCAGGGTCCCTCCAAGGTGCAGGGTGCCCCCAGGGCAGAGGGTCCTGCCCAGGAACCAGGTTCTGCAGGTGGGCAGGGTCCCACTGGGGTGCAGGGCCCCTCCAAGGCACGGAGTCCCCACAGGGCACACAGTCCCCATAGAGCACAAGGGCCCAGCAACATGCAAGGTCCTCCCAAAGCACACGATACCCCCACGGTGCAGGGGCCCCTCAGGGCACGGGGTCACATTGGGGCACGGGGTCCTCGTGGCATGCGTGGCCCCAGCGGGGCACAGGCTCCCCTCAAGCCTGGTACCCCCATGTTACAGGGTCCCctcagggcacaggggcagacTGGGGCACGAGGTCCCAGCGGCGTGTATGGTCCCCACAGGGCACGGGCTCTCCCCAGGGCACGGGGTCCCTCTGGGTCACAGAGATCCACGGGGGCGCATGATGTCTCCGGGGCTCAGGGGCTCGCGGTCCCACGAGGGGTGGGGGTGCCGCGGGACTAG
- the CCKBR gene encoding gastrin/cholecystokinin type B receptor isoform X2 has product MLCRSGNGTGNGPGTGNGTNGSVCDLLRRGLRGPPAPRELDVAVRVVLYVLIFVLSVGGNALVVAVLALNRRLRTVTNCFLLSLALSDLLLALCCMPFTLLPGLMGAFIFGDVVCKLVAYLMGVSVAVSTFSLVAIAIERYSAICNPLQSRAWQTRSHACRVIAGTWALAALLMLPYAVYSTTRPAAPRPPPAQCTHHWPSERVRQVWYVLLLLVLFFIPGVVMTVAYGLISRELYRGIHFELDVKREVAGQRGIGGDSAPTCDEGDGCYLQLSRPGAALELRALGAAAQHDRARINSSGAQLAAKRRVIRMLVVIVAMFFLCWLPIFAANTWRAFAPRAAQRALSGTPIAFIHLLSYTSACANPLIYCFMNRRFRKAFGATCAGWGCRRACPRRPPEDEPPMASASLSKFSYTTVSSLGPP; this is encoded by the exons ATGCTCTGCCGCTCCGGGAACGGCACCGGCAACGGACCCGGCACCGGCAACGGGACCAACGGCTCGGTCTGCGACCTCCTCCGCAGGGGCCTCCGCGGGCCCCCGGCGCCCAGAG AGCTGGACGTGGCGGTGCGCGTGGTGCTGTACGTGCTGATCTTCGTGCTGAGCGTCGGGGGCAACGCGCTGGTGGTGGCCGTGCTGGCGCTGAACCGGCGGCTGCGCACCGTCACCAACTgcttcctgctgtccctggcccTGAGTGACCTGCTCCTGGCGCTGTGCTGCATGCCCTTCACCCTGCTGCCCGGCCTCATGGGCGCCTTCATCTTCGGCGACGTCGTCTGCAAGCTCGTCGCCTACCTCATGG GGGTCTCGGTGGCCGTGTCCACCTTCAGCCTGGTGGCCATCGCCATCGAGCGCTACAGTGCCATCTGCAACCCGCTGCAGTCGCGCGCCTGGCAGACGCGGTCCCACGCGTGCCGCGTCATCGCGGGCACCTGGGCGCTGGCGGCGCTGCTGATGCTGCCCTACGCCGTGTACAGCACCACGcggcccgcggccccgcgcccgccccccGCGCAGTGCACGCACCACTGGCCCAGCGAGCGCGTCCGGCAGGTCTG GTACGTCCTGCTGCTCCTCGTGCTCTTCTTCATCCCGGGCGTGGTGATGACGGTGGCGTACGGGCTCATCTCCCGCGAGCTCTACCGCGGCATCCACTTCGAGCTGGACGTCAAGAGGGAGGTGGCAG GCCAGCGTGGCATCGGGGGGGACTCGGCGCCCACGTGCGATGAGGGTGACGGGTGCTACCTGCAGCTGTCGCGTCCGGGCGCAGCGCTGGAGCTGCGGGCGCTGGGGGCGGCCGCGCAGCACGACCGAGCCCGCATCAACAGCTCGGGGGCCCAGCTGGCGGCCAAGCGGCGCGTGATCCGCATGCTGGTGGTCATCGTGGCCATGTTCttcctctgctggctgcccATCTTCGCCGCCAACACCTGGCGTGCCTTTGCCCCGCGGGCAGCCCAGCGGGCGCTCTCGGGCACCCCCATCGCCTTCATCCACCTGCTGTCCTACACCTCCGCCTGCGCCAACCCCCTCATCTACTGCTTCATGAACCGCCGCTTCCGCAAGGCCTTCGGGGCCACCTGCGCAGGCTGGGGGTGCCGCCGCGCctgcccccgccgcccgcccgaGGACGAGCCCCCCATGGCCAGCGCCTCGCTCTCCAAGTTCAGCTACACCACCGTCAGCAGCCTGGGACCCCCCTGA